One Rhinolophus sinicus isolate RSC01 linkage group LG06, ASM3656204v1, whole genome shotgun sequence DNA window includes the following coding sequences:
- the LOC109457863 gene encoding olfactory receptor 2D2, whose translation MRNVNQSAVTEFILLGFAPNARTNPLLFTFFLVFYLLILVSNSLLVTLIHQDARLHTPMYFFISVLSMLDVCYTTTTVPQMLVHLLSRKRAISFARCAAQMYIFLLFGVTESWLFSIMSVDRYMAICQPLRYKAIMSHWVCLALVGICVAYGVVGGLCYTFFAMRLPYCGPNEIDHYFCEVPAVLKLACADTSLNDLVDFITGFNVIVVPLSLVIIVYANIFVAVMKIRSAQGRIKAFSTCASHITVVTMFAIPCIIMYMSPGSDSLSNSGKKMALFYNIATAFLNPVIYSLRNKDVKKAFLKLLGWGRAPE comes from the coding sequence ATGCGGAATGTCAACCAGTCTGCCGTGACAGAATTCATTCTATTGGGCTTCGCCCCCAATGCCAGGACCAATCCCCTGCTCTTCACCTTCTTTCTAGTCTTTTACCTGTTGATCCTTGTGAGCAACAGCCTCCTCGTCACCCTCATCCACCAGGACGCGCGCCTCCACACACCCATGTACTTTTTCATCAGTGTTCTCTCCATGCTGGATGTGTGCTACACCACCACTACCGTGCCCCAGATGCTCGTGCATCTTCTCAGCAGGAAGAGGGCCATCTCTTTTGCTAGATGTGCGGCCCAGATGTACATCTTCCTCCTCTTTGGGGTCACTGAGTCCTGGCTTTTCTCCATCATGTCTGTGGACAGGTACATGGCCATCTGCCAGCCTCTTCGGTACAAGGCCATCATGAGCCATTGGGTGTGCCTCGCGTTGGTGGGCATCTGTGTGGCCTATGGTGTGGTGGGTGGCCTGTGCTATACCTTCTTTGCTATGCGCCTGCCCTACTGTGGCCCTAATGAAATTGACCACTACTTCTGTGAGGTCCCTGCTGTCCTGAAGCTAGCCTGTGCAGACACATCCCTCAATGACTTGGTGGACTTCATCACGGGATTCAATGTCATTGTGGTCCCACTCTCCCTAGTTATCATTGTCTATGCCAACATTTTTGTTGCAGTCATGAAGATCCGCTCAGCCCAGGGGCGGATCAAGGCCTTCTCCACCTGTGCCTCCCACATCACTGTGGTCACCATGTTCGCCATTCCATGCATCATCATGTACATGAGCCCGGGCTCGGACTCCTTGTCAAACAGTGGCAAGAAAATGGCCCTTTTCTATAATATTGCCACAGCCTTTCTCAACCCTGTCATCTACAGTCTGAGGAACAAGGACGTGAAAAAGGCTTTCCTCAAATTGCTGGGATGGGGCAGGGCCCCAGAGTGA